One genomic window of Salvelinus alpinus chromosome 9, SLU_Salpinus.1, whole genome shotgun sequence includes the following:
- the LOC139584578 gene encoding F-box/LRR-repeat protein 14-like, whose product MFEMETHISGLFPEILAIIFSYLDVRDKGRVAQVCAAWRDASYHKSVWRGVEAKLHLRRANPSLFPSLHTRGIRKVQILSLRRSLSYVIQGLPNIESLNLCGCFNLTDNGLGHAFVQDIPSLRILNLSLCKPITDSSLGRIAQYLKNLEVLELGGLSNITNTGLLLIAWGLHKLKSLNLRSCRHVSDVGIGHLAGMTRSAAEGCLSLEQMTLQDCQKLTDLSLKHVSKGLAKLKVLNLSFCGGISDAGMIHLSNMTHLSSLNLRSCDNISDMGIMHLAMGSLQLSGLDVSFCDKIGDQSLAYIAQGLYQLKSLSLCSCHISDDGINRMVRQMHELKTLNIGQCVRITDKGLELIADHLTQLTGIDLYGCTKITKRGLERITQLPCLKVLNLGLWQMTESEKVR is encoded by the coding sequence ATGTTTGAAATGGAAACACACATATCTGGCCTCTTCCCGGAAATTTTAGCTATAATTTTCAGTTACTTGGACGTAAGGGACAAAGGTAGGGTTGCCCAAGTGTGTGCGGCCTGGAGGGACGCTTCGTATCACAAGTCTGTGTGGAGGGGGGTGGAAGCGAAGTTGCATCTGCGGAGGGCCAACCCGTCCCTGTTCCCCAGCCTCCATACCCGAGGCATTAGGAAGGTCCAGATCCTAAGCTTGCGGCGAAGCCTAAGCTATGTAATCCAGGGGCTGCCAAACATCGAAAGCCTTAACCTATGTGGCTGTTTTAACCTCACGGACAACGGCCTCGGACATGCGTTTGTTCAAGACATCCCGTCATTGCGAATCCTCAACCTCAGCCTTTGCAAACCAATCACAGACTCAAGCCTGGGCAGGATTGCCCAGTATCTCAAAAACCTGGAGGTGCTGGAACTTGGAGGCCTCAGTAACATCACCAACACAGGCCTTCTTCTCATCGCCTGGGGCTTGCACAAACTCAAGAGCCTTAACTTGCGGAGCTGCAGGCATGTGTCAGACGTCGGCATCGGTCACCTAGCTGGGATGACCCGAAGTGCTGCCGAAGGCTGCCTTTCCCTGGAGCAGATGACACTACAGGACTGCCAGAAACTGACAGACCTGTCCCTCAAACACGTCTCCAAGGGACTAGCCAAGCTCAAGGTGCTCAACCTCAGCTTCTGCGGAGGCATATCGGATGCAGGTATGATCCATCTGTCGAACATGACTCACCTGTCAAGCCTCAACCTGCGGTCCTGTGACAATATCAGTGACATGGGCATCATGCACCTGGCCATGGGGTCTCTGCAGCTCTCTGGCCTGGACGTTTCCTTCTGCGACAAGATAGGTGACCAGAGCCTGGCCTACATCGCCCAGGGGCTGTACCAGCTCAAGTCTCTGTCCCTGTGCTCCTGCCACATCAGTGACGACGGGATCAACCGGATGGTGCGCCAGATGCACGAGCTCAAGACCCTGAACATCGGGCAGTGTGTACGCATCACTGACAAGGGGCTGGAGCTGATTGCTGACCACCTGACGCAGCTCACTGGTATCGACCTGTATGGGTGTACCAAAATCACCAAGCGGGGCCTGGAGAGGATAACGCAGCTCCCGTGCCTTAAAGTTTTAAACCTGGGACTCTGGCAGATGACGGAGAGTGAGAAAGTTAGGTGA